The following is a genomic window from Musa acuminata AAA Group cultivar baxijiao unplaced genomic scaffold, Cavendish_Baxijiao_AAA HiC_scaffold_1065, whole genome shotgun sequence.
TCTTCGTTGCAGAAAAAGTATCTCTCTTGATGGAGGCATCGGCATCTCCGTGCTACTCCGACATGGTAAGCGGCAGCCGGGATCAGGTTCTTGGGTTAAGCATTTCTGAGATGATTTCCTGAATGATGCAGTCGGTCTTTGGAATCCGCAGGGAATGGAGCAGAGTTTCTTTGATCAGTGGGAATGGACTGCTCTGGATCAGCTCAGCGCAGACCAACTGGGAGTGGGCCTCCTGCGAGATGTAGAACCGTCTCCCTCCTCTGAAAGCCATGCTTCGTTTCCCAAGAAGGCCACCAAGACCGACGCCTCGTGGCCAAGAATTCTATCGTTTGGCAGGCCGGAATCACCCATCTGTCACTCCGCTCTCTATGTTCCGACGATGAGGCCGAAAGAAGAGATGGCTGTGCCGATCCCCGGTGGCTCGAAGAGGGACTACGACACCATGTCGGGGCAGGGTTCCAAGAGGGCAAACATGGCGGCGAGGACGGCCTCTCATAACGCGGAACACGTCGTGGCCGAGAGGAAACGCAGAGAGAAGCTTAGCCAGAGATTCATCGCACTCTCCGCAGTAGTTCCTGGTCTAAAGAAGGTACGCTCTTGGATCG
Proteins encoded in this region:
- the LOC135666044 gene encoding transcription factor bHLH25-like encodes the protein MEASASPCYSDMGMEQSFFDQWEWTALDQLSADQLGVGLLRDVEPSPSSESHASFPKKATKTDASWPRILSFGRPESPICHSALYVPTMRPKEEMAVPIPGGSKRDYDTMSGQGSKRANMAARTASHNAEHVVAERKRREKLSQRFIALSAVVPGLKKMDKASVLGDAIEYLKRLEEQVKSLEDQVAKRQAEKAVLVKKSRLGADDDDSSSDEHPCGRPAPEIEARVCDKAVLIKIHCENRKGVLVKALSEIEKLHLSVGNTSVIPFAAASLDITVMTQARST